AGAAGAATTACCTCCTGTCAAATAGGTAGAAAGCATGGACATCGCATAGGCATCCGGATGTGTTTTTGGAGGAAGGTTATAGGCCTGAATGATAGCTGGAATCTGAATGTTGTCATAAACAATATCTCTGATTTCTTCAGTTTTCTTCGGTTCGGCTACATTAGGTCTATAAAATTCTGAGGGACCTTTAGGTATTTCCTCAAAATAAGCCCTTGCCCATTTTTCTGCCTGTTCATAATCAATATCACCGGCGATGGTCAGCGTTGCATTATTGGGCACATAATACGATTTATGAAAATCCATAAACTCCTGCAATTGTGCGGCATCCAAATGCTCCATTGATCCGATGACAGGCCACATGTAGGGATGCTTTGAGAAAGCACGTTTCATGGTCTCCGGCAGAATGGTACCATAAGGTCTGTTATCATAAGACTGCCTTTTTTCTTCCTTGATGACTTCCCTTTGTGTATCTACTCCAACCTGATCTATTTTGGGATGCAACATCCTTTCAGACTCCATATACAAAGCGGTCTCCAATTGATTGGAAGGCACTATTTCATAATAATATGTAATATCATTGGAGGTAAAGGCATTAAGAGTTCCACCAATTGCCTGTATTTTGTTCATATATTCCCCTCTTGGGATATTTTCTGTTCCTTCAAAAAGCAGGTGCTCAAAAAAGTGCGCAAAGCCTGTTCTGTCAGGCCTCTCATTTTTGGATCCAACATGATATAGGACTGATACAGCCACAATCGGAGTGCTATTATCCTGATGCATGATCACATGCAGACCATTGTCCAGGGTGAACTCCCTGAATTCAATCTTGTTTTGCGCTGAAACTGTAAAAGCCAGGAAAAGCCCCAGCATCAGCGAAAAGGTAAACTTTCTCATAATCTATATTAAATTAGTTTAAATATTTTACTCAAATTGCCTTAAAATGTTTTTGTATTCAATGCTTATTTTCCCAAAATAAATACAAGTTTTTTTCTTGTCCTTTGGTATAAGTTGAAACCCTTTTGGGAAAATTCCGCCTGAAGATAGGAGCAATTCCCAAATATCCTTAACATGTGTTTTTAAAAACTCTCATAAAGAACAAGATCACCCCGATTGTGACTGCGAAAAAAAAATAAATTCACCCAACTTGAAGTAACAGGAGATACAATTACAGGCTGTTTGTCCAAATAGACATCCATCACCACGCCAGTAAAATTTATCCCAAAATTCAACTTACATTCGTGGGAAACACCCTCATCATCTTCAAATTTAAAATGATGGGCAGCCCCAAACAAAGAATATTTGCTGGACTTTACTTCTCCATTGACTTTGACCGTATCCTTACCCAACCAGGAGTTAAAGCCCTCATTTTTTTGCCCGTATAAAAATAGCGTACTGAATTTCATCAGGAATTTTTAAAGAATCTAACTCTTCTACATCAAGGACAATCACATCTGCCACCGTTCCATCCCTCTTTAAATCCTTCAACAAATTCTGACCAGTTCAGCCCTAAGTAAATCCCAATACAAAAACAGATAATCAATAAACCCAGTGTAAATTTATTTTTCAGAAGTCCCATTGTATAAAAAGGTTTAAATTGAACAAAAACTAAACAACACCACAATAAAAAACAGGATTCTTAAAAAATCAAATTTAGACCTGAAATTAATCGGATAATTTTATCCAATTTTATTTGGAGGCACTTCTTTTCACTACCAATGTCTGATCAAAAGAACCATCGCCCTGAAAATTCAACATTGAAGAAAATATACAGAAAAAGAAATGAACTTTGTTAATACCTCATCCTGATCCCGATAGCAATCGGTATCAGGATCTCCCAAAGTTTGGGGGAGACCCTTCCTTCGTCAGGGTGACGAGTCCGATACCCTGTCTTTGGTAGTGTGATGAAGGGTCTCCTAAAGAAAAGAAGATCTTTTTCAGTTTAGAGAAACAAGTTATGGATTCAGACGCGCAAGGATTTCCTTGGCTTCATGCCATTTAAGCCTTGGACCAAATTGACTCACAATTTTAGAACTGGCCATGGAAGCCAATTTTCCACTGGAAGCATAACTATGTCCATTGGTGATACCATACATAAAGGCACCTGCAAACATATCACCTGCCCCATTGCTGTCAATCGCAACCGTTTTGTAAGGCTCAATATCAATAAAAGTATCCCCATCAAAAATCATGGCCCCGTTTTTACCCTGTGTAATCACAAAATGTTTGGCCGCCTTTTTCATCTCCTCCCTAGCTTCAGCCAGATTATCCTTTCCCGTAAAAAGCATGGCCTCTTCCTCATTGGCAAAAAGAAGATCCACACTTGGACCGATTACATCCTCAAAGCCCGCCTTGAAATACTTGACCATAGAGGGGTCGGAAAAGGTTAAAGCCACCTTGGTACCGGCATTTTCAGCAATCTTTTTCGCATGTAGCATGGCTTCCTTACCATTGGGGGAAGTGACCAGGTATCCTTCAATAAAAAGATACTTGGAGTCCTTGATGGCCCAATCATTGATATCCTTCACTGAGAAATTTTGGGTGATACCCAAAAATGTATTCATCGTCCTTTCGGAATCTTCTGTTACCATCACCAGACATTTTCCTGTAATGCCTTCCTCGGGGACTTTTCCCTCCAAGCTATTGTCCACTCCTGAATTTTTCAGGTCCTCCAGGTAAAAATATCCCAGCTCATCGTTGGCAACCTTACAGCAGTAATAAGAGCTCCCTCCAAACTGGCTCACAGCGATGACCGTATTGGCCGCAGATCCTCCACATTGTTTCTTTGCCTCTTCGGTATTGATCACTTTCATCAAGGCATTTTGTCGCTCCTCATCTACCAAGGTCATGAGGCCTTTTTCCACATTATTGTCTCGGAAAAACTGATCCGTCACTTTGAACTCAATATCTACAAGGGCATTTCCTATGCCCGTCACATCGTATTTTTTCATGTTTAAGTCTATTTTTTATTACAAGTTGGTTTAATATTTTTCCCCTTTAAGCGGGAGTTGTAATTGTTGTAATTGTTGTAATTGTTGTAATTGTTGTAATTGTTGTAATTGTTGTAATTGTTGTAATTGTTTAAAAAAACCTTTCTTGATAA
This Cecembia calidifontis DNA region includes the following protein-coding sequences:
- a CDS encoding M16 family metallopeptidase, with translation MRKFTFSLMLGLFLAFTVSAQNKIEFREFTLDNGLHVIMHQDNSTPIVAVSVLYHVGSKNERPDRTGFAHFFEHLLFEGTENIPRGEYMNKIQAIGGTLNAFTSNDITYYYEIVPSNQLETALYMESERMLHPKIDQVGVDTQREVIKEEKRQSYDNRPYGTILPETMKRAFSKHPYMWPVIGSMEHLDAAQLQEFMDFHKSYYVPNNATLTIAGDIDYEQAEKWARAYFEEIPKGPSEFYRPNVAEPKKTEEIRDIVYDNIQIPAIIQAYNLPPKTHPDAYAMSMLSTYLTGGNSSLMTKELVDRQQKALGVAAFPLDLEDGGVFLMYGIANMGVEPKDLENEMDVLLRKVQQEGISEKDFQKLQNIVENNLVSQNSSMAGIAQNLAEARVFFGDTNYINQELSFYRKVSREDIQRVANEYLNLDGRVVLYYLPKSAQTTE
- a CDS encoding adenosine kinase, with the protein product MKKYDVTGIGNALVDIEFKVTDQFFRDNNVEKGLMTLVDEERQNALMKVINTEEAKKQCGGSAANTVIAVSQFGGSSYYCCKVANDELGYFYLEDLKNSGVDNSLEGKVPEEGITGKCLVMVTEDSERTMNTFLGITQNFSVKDINDWAIKDSKYLFIEGYLVTSPNGKEAMLHAKKIAENAGTKVALTFSDPSMVKYFKAGFEDVIGPSVDLLFANEEEAMLFTGKDNLAEAREEMKKAAKHFVITQGKNGAMIFDGDTFIDIEPYKTVAIDSNGAGDMFAGAFMYGITNGHSYASSGKLASMASSKIVSQFGPRLKWHEAKEILARLNP